The DNA window TGTCGCAGGCGCCAAGGATTTCCCCCGCGTCATCGACGCCGTAAAGATGCATGACCTCGCGCGAGCAGACTTTGAAACAGCGGCCGCAGCCGATACAGATCTTGCCATCTATAGCGATCAGATATTCCGGCACCCATATGGAGCCGTCGCGGCTGATGAATGTGCCGCTCATCGCAAAGTCTTCATTTTGGCGAGCTCTCTCCTGGCACCATCCAACTCGGCATAAACGGCACGCGTTTTCTCGGCGACTTCCTCTATCTCAATCCATTTGACCGGGAGACCCTCGGCAAGGTCGCGCAAGTTCGTCTTGGCAATTGCCGCGCGCAGTTGAAGCTTTCGGACTTTCTTCGCCATCTCATCCAGGTTTGACATGATCCTTCCTCGAAAATCAGTTTCTTCACGCCCGCACCACGTCGGGATAGGCAATAGCTGCAGTCGCATCACCGACCAGTTTCGCGCCGGTATTCGCGAGTTTCCGGAACGTCTCGAAGCCGATACGGTAGACGTCTCGACAGACCCTCGAACTGGCCGACCGTGAAAAGCACGCGTCCGAAAGCACCCGTCGGTTTGATTTCTGTTGTTGACTATGTCACGCCTGAGCGCTCCTCGATCGCAAGCTCCACTACGGTCCAAAACATGTCGAGCCTCCACAGCGCGTCCGGATCCGGATTGCCGGTGATTGGATATTCCGGCCCAGTTCCTTGGTGATGATGAAATCGGCCAGCAGCCCGGTGTCCGGTTTCCGTTGGCATGAGCCGTGGAAGTCCTGAGCACGGATCAGCCGCAGGACGCATTTGACGAACGGGCGGGCAAGGGCCTTGCCGTCCTGTTGACGGCAGGGCCAGCGCTGCGTGAGACATTTCGTTTCCTCAATTTTAGGTCTCGTCCTCAACGGAGGATTTCTGCTTTCGGCAAGTGGACTTCGGGGCCGCTTACGCAGCCGACGTCCGGCCTGGCCAGGCCAATTCCACGTAAATGCTGCGGTGGCCGACCTTAAACACGTCGTGGACTGTGACGTCTTCATCGACGGCCAAATTCGCGTCGAATATCGCGGCCGCGGCTATTCGGTTGGAGGTCTTTAACGTCCGAGCCCTGACCTGAAGCAAACGGTCGACCCTGTGCCCCATGGACATAGCTACTGCGGGCGCGCCGTAGAAAATGGGCGAATTGACCAGGGTTCCCTTCCAATTGTCATCCCTACTCCTTGCCGGGCTGAAAGTTCGTGAGGGTTCGCTACGCAGCCGATCGTCCACTTCGAGCAGAGGAGCCGGGGATTCTCTACGCAATATGTTGTTTTCCATTCCCACACCTTTCCTGACGTTTATGCGCGAGCTGGTTGTTCTCTCAGAACGGAACACACCGGTTGGGAGACCATCGAAGTCTTGCGTGTTCTCATGCGACCAGCCCTCACTCAGTATTGCCGATCTCAACCAGCAAACGTCATGCCAGCGCTTTGCCCGCAGTAAATGCATGATTCTGCCTCGAAACCTTACAAGCCCAAGACGGCCGGTTGTTTTGAACCAGACATGTTTTCTGCCGCTGTCAGCTTTTGGACACGCGTCATGCATCAGACGCTTGAGGGCGAGAACCGCTTGGCTTTCTACTGCGGTAATGTTGGCGTCGGCTCATCCAGCACCATTCGCCGCCGGCGATGCGCGGGCGCGCTAGGCTGCCCCAGCGCCCCGAACCGCATGACCTTCTTGACCGGCTGGCAATAGGTCGGAAATTCCGCGATTCAGGAAAGTTGGTCAGCGCAGTGGGGCCCGCTCGGCATTTGCCGCACGAATGGCAAGCGCTGGAAGGCTGTCAACCGAGCGATCCTCCAAGGCGCGGGCCAGCGTCTCGACATTTTGGTTAAGGCGAGTGTTTGTGTCTATGGTCTCAGAGTGGCCTTCGGCAGCCAGTGGTAGCGAGTAAAGCTTCGGCAACATCGGCTTTGATTGCCGCCAGAATCTGGTCGAAATCACGGTAGTCGAAATCACGATAGCTATTATGCCTCCTCCTCATTGGGAACAGGAATGTCTGCTCTGGCATAGAACGCCAGCACGGGTTCGAGATCAAAGGTCGTTGCGGGCGCAAGCCTCTGGACCGACCGCGGCCATGTTTCGGTTGAGATGCCGTCGATGCCTCGCGCCAGCGTGCTGGCAAATCGGGGCATCAGCGGCGCGAGTGTCTGTGCCAGGATCGCAGCGGCCGTCGTCTGAACGGCGAGCGAAGTCCGGATACGGGCGGGATAGAGACGTCGCGCCGCTGCATAGTCTTGCGCCTGTCGGTAGACTACGCAATCGGTCACGAAATCGCAGGCCTGCGCGGCTGCGCGCCGGACCGAGAAGCCATCGTCCGAATAGGCGCGTTCCATCGCCGCGCGATGGAGCTCTATCCGAGCAAAGAAAGCGCGATCGGCGGGAGCCCAGTCGCCTGCGTCGGGCACACAACCGCCGAAGTCCTGCTTGATTTCCCGGTGCAGCGCATCAAGCCAATTCAGCCAGATCCCTTGGAACACCTCGTTCTCGGTGCGGCGCAGCGCGTCCAGCGTGAAGTTCGTCCGCTCACCTTCTGGACGTGTCAGGCCCAAATGAAGACGGACAACATCGACTGTCTTTGGGCCTAGAACCTCTTTGCCCCAGACCGCATGGCCGCGGCTGGTCGAGAACTTCTGGCCGTCGAGCAGATAGAATTCGTTCACATGATACCGGATGCGTGGCGTCCAGTGGGAGAAGACCTCGGCATAAACGGCGGGGCAAAGTAGCGCGTGGTAGAAGGAATTGTCGAAGCCGAAGAAATGGACAATCTGCCAGTCATTGCTGGGCAGGGCCGCATTCCAGTCTCGACCGAGCGAGCTAGCCAGCGCCTGGATGTTGTAAAGAAAACCAAACGCCATCTCTGGCCAGACCCAGGTCACCTGCCCCGGGAACCCTTCGGCTGGTAGCCCCCAGTCCGACGGGTGGGTGATGGGCACGGAAAAGTCGCCACGTTGGCGTAGACGCGCGAAGAGGTCCATGATCCGAACGGGGGCGCCCGACGCCCTTAAATGCCGGTCGATATTGACGTAGCACCGTTCCAGCGCAAGTTCGGGACGGCACACGGAGCCGACCAGCGGCGCCTCGGCCGAGTGCCGCGACCGGACTGCACCCAGGTCGTGGCATAGGTTCGGCGCGCCGCATTCCTCGCAGATGTTGCCAGCAGCGGAGCCGCCGCAATCGGGGCAGAGGCCGCTTACATCCGGTTCGTAAAGGTAGTCGCCTGTCACAGCATCAAAGAGCGCAGGGCTCTGGCGCAGATCTACCGCCGTGCTGCTCAGAAGACTACGGAAACGCGCCGCTTGAAACTCTGCATAAGCGCTATCACCCGAGGTGGGGAGGAAACTGTGGACCTCACAGTCGAGAAGCGCAAGCGTGGCTCGAATCTCGTCGGCGTAGTGGCGCGCCACCTTTGCGGGCGTCGATTGATCGGCATCTGCATGCGTGGCGACGTAGCTCTGGTAATCGTCGCTTCCCGTCAGGTGATAGGCTTCGGCCCCTTTCATGCGCAGGAACCGCGTGTAGACATCAGCGCCAAGATAAGGGCCAGAAAGATGCCCCAGATGCAGATCGCCATTAGGCGTCGGTGGCGCGGAGAAGACGAAGATCGGTCCGCGCGGAGTCGCGGTCTGTGCAGCAGCTTCGAGGGCGGCCTTGCCGTCGCGCCAGTAGACATCGACGAAATTTAGGTCTTCGTCCCCATCGTTGTGCAGCACATGCGCTTCAAAAGGGTGGAACAGAACGACGTCGCCGGCCGCGACCGGGATCTCCCCAAGATCGGTCCTGACCTTGCCCACTCCAGACAGGACCACGAAGGCCTCGATTTCGTCGTGCCGATGGGGCTCGGATGTGACGCCCGGTGCCACCTTGCCGAATGAAAACCCGGTGCCCGCGCTTCCCGTTCCGAGCGTGGCCGTGTCAATACCGAACGCCCGCGACAGCTCCGTTCGAGAAAACGTGGATTTGCGCATGACGAACCTCAGCGATTGAAACAGTGGTATCTTCGGCTGCCCACGCAACAGCCTCTGCTGCAAGTTGCGAAGAGCGGCGGTAGCCCGAAACGTTGGCCGCCTCCTTCAGTATAATCCGTCTCTAGGGTCCAGGCCGGCGACGACGGGCGCCAGTGGGGCTTTAGGCGTCACAGAAGACCGCCCGGCGACACCTTCACAATCGACGTACCGAAGCGTCGTAACGGATTGCGGCGAAGCTCCCGTAGCCGGCAATCAGAACGCCATGCTCTCCGCGCATTTTCTAGCGGTAGATCAGTTTCGTGTGCATGGCCTCGCCTGGTTCCGTGAGCTCAATCGCGATAGAAAATGCCGTTTGGGAGCTTGAGGTTGTCGAGATCGGCCACTTTGCCCTCTGGCGGATTAAGGGCGCGCTTAAGCACGTTATATTCAGCGCGGGTCGGTCCACCGGTCGAAGCACGCTGGAACACCAAGTAGAGTGTCCGCCGAGAACGATTGCTTTTGTTCGGTTGTGAGTAATGCGGTGCGTAATCGTCGAAGATGAAGATGTCGCCAGCCTTCCATACTATTGGCTCCCAGGAAAACCTTTCGGCGACCTCAGCATCGATCACCCCGCCGGCATCCATGGGAAATACCCCCTTCTTGTGGTTGCCGGGACTGAAGAAAAGCCCGCCGTTGTCCGGGTCGGAGTCGTCAATGCCTATGGCAACGACCGCATGGACCATCCGGTCGGGCAGCCTGTGTGGAATGTGATAAATGTCCTGATGCGGGCGATAGCCGCCGCTATCGGGATAGTGGAAGATCAGCAACTCCTTGAGCCTGCGCGAATCTTCGTCAAGCAAATCCTCGACCGCAGACTTAATGCGCTGATCTTCCAGGAGGAGAAGACGCAATGGGTCATGGAAGTCGAGAAAATTCTCGGCTTTGGAGATAATCTTCCGATCGTCCGTCGTTTTCTCGAACCACATGAGCCATTTATCATCGCTGACATCCCAGCGTGATATGTCTTCAACAAAGCTGGAAATACCTTCCAGAGCCGCGGGCTCGAAGAAACTTTCGAGCCTGACGTATCCGTCTCTCTGCCACTTTTCTCTTTGTGCATCGGTCAACATGCGAAAAGCCTCCTGTTGGAAAGAGTGGTTGGTCAAACATTCCGGTTAGGGGCAGTCGGGCGCTGTCAGGGTGGGGGCCCTCGGAGACGATACTCCACGACATGCGGACGGCGACGCCAAGCGCGTTCCGCTCCGGGTGGATTGCACGGCGTTGTTGTCCCTCCTCAATGGAGAGATCGCCCAGGCCCGTAAAGATCTGTCGATCCGGTACGTCTGCATAGTAGTCACCGCCGAACATGCTGTTGATGGTGCGACTGCCCGATGGACGACCTTTCGTGCAGCCTGACGCGACGCAAGCCGCGCCACGCGAACCTTTGCGACAAGTTCCGTTCGGGGCGATCAGGGAGGGCACGTCGGCATCGAGTCCATCGATGCTCCAAAAACGGGTATTGTCCGCAGAAGTTCGGCGCTAGACTGCCAATCCCAGGCCAAGCTGGGTCCAGGGGTTCCCTAAGCTGGTCCCGATCACTTACATCACCCGGTCCGGCCACCACACGCATCGCTACGGGCCGGAAGCCTCCCCTGACGGCCGACGCAGTCATGGCCGCCAGGGTCACTGTGAGCGACCTGGTACGGTTTCGACGACCGTGGGGCAAATGGACGCCCGCAGAATAAAGCGATGCGCCCATAGGTCCAAGGGCAGGTTCACTCACGATGAGTTCGGAGGGGGCTCCGGCCTTCGCCGCAGCGGAGGCGGACATCATTCCTTGGATGCCACCGCCGATGATCGGTAGTCGATGACTCATATCCCCCTGCCCATTTCTTCGGCTACCGGGTCGGGCCAGCTTTCGACGGAGGTACGGCTGATAAAGCCAGGATGCTCGGGCTTCGCGCACGGCGCGCGCTGTAGAAGGCTGTCAAGAATGCGGCGAGCTCGCCAGGCCAGCAGGCTTAGGTTCGGATCGGCCAGCCCGCGCTGCCCGGGATTGGCGTTCTGTACGAAGATGCGTCTGTCGCGCGGTCCGTCCCAGCAAACCGAAAAATCCTCGTTGATGACCAACTCATTGTCGGTCTGTTGCAGCCGGTCCGCCATCGGTTCCAAAAAGCTTGGCACAGCGTTCTCGTAACCGGTGGCCAGGATGACAATGTCGGCCGTGACTTCTTCGACGTCGCCCAAGCCGCGCTGCAGCGTCAAGTTATGACCCGCGCCGTCGTTGATGCAGCGTGAAACGTTGCAACCCGGCCGCAGTGCGATGTCACATGGGGCTGGCTCAAGAAATTCGTGGCGATACAGCGCCTGGTAGACGGCGCGCAAAGTGCGATCCGAAATACCATCCGAGGCAAGCAGGAAACGCTGCAGGAACAGCTTGCGCTGCGTCTGGCTCATTGCCGCAAAACGATCCGAAAAACAGGGCATGAACAACTCGTTTGTGAACGGGCTGTTGTCGAGGGGCAGGTAGTTTTCGCGCTGCGAGACCCAGGTGATCGAGGCAGGCCGCCGTTCTCTTGGCCCACCCACCAGATGCAACAGCACCTCGGCTCCCGACTGCCCTCCACCAACGACGCAAACATGTTTTTGCCGCACCTCAGGATGGATGTGCAGCAAATCGGATGAATGGAACAGGTTGCGTCCGATCCAGCCCTGAAATTGAGGTGGAATCCGCGCTTGCTTGCCGATGCCGACCACCAGGTCTCTGGCACTAAGCACCGCGTCGTCCGTCCGCACCCGAAACTCGCCATCATACCGTATCTCGTGGACAGTCTCGCCGCCGCGGACAAGTGGGTTCCTGCGGAACGCCCAATTCAGGTATTGTCCGAACTCAGCCCTGAACACAGAATCGAACTGTGCATTCAGGAAGTGGTATAGACGCCCGTTCTCGTGCAGAAAATTTATGAAAGTATAGGCTGACCGCGGATCCACCAGCGTGACCAGATCCTTGAAGTGGCTGACCTGGAGTTCTGAGGACTCGAATGCGCTGCCTGGATGCCAGCGGAAGTCGACTTGTCGATCCAAGAACAGTGCCCCGTGCCCAACCTGCTCATGGATCTGACACGCAAGGCTCAAATTGGACGGACCAGCACCGATCCCAATGCAAGAGAGCTCCAGTTGTCTTACTCCTACTGATGTGTCCCATTCAGGCGCTGTATGCGGCGAATGTCGGCCATAGCCGTTGGGCCTCCCCTCCGCGAACTCATCGTCGACACCGCCGGACTTGCGACAGCTTGTCCGCGCCTTCGTATCGTCGGGTGTGGCGCCCGCGGATTCCGGCTCTCTGATGAGATCGGCACTCATGCCGGTGACATGTTGCGCGTGGCTGGCATCGAGAACCCCGCCTCGATAACCCCCGCGTGGTCAGTGACATGCTTTCGCAGCCTGTCCCGCATTGCAACAGGGCTCAGTTGCCCGCCTCGACCACGATGAGCCGACCTTCGGCCTGCTTGGCGACCAGCGAGGGCACGCACATGAGTGCGGCGACAGCATTTTTCCGTGGGTTTGATCATTGAAGACATCCGCTGCTGCGTTCGGGAGGTCCCCTGCATCGAATGTGCCAGAGCAAAACATCAGCAAAAGCAACGGAAGGCAGGTTTGCAATCCTGTCGAGTATCCGACATTGAGGCCGAAACCTTGCACGGGCGCCCACGTTTGCAGGTAATCGTACTTTTTCGACTTCATAGCGTTGCAGGCGCTCTTGGCACTTTCCATACTGTCGTCATCGAGGAATGGCCTCGGCGCCGAGTGTCGATCCCTGAAGAGGAATTCCGTCATCAAGATCCTCATGGGCACTATCCCGACATGGTCCTGCATTACGGCGACACGACGGATGCGGCAAAGCTGATCCGTCTCCGGCAAGAAACGCAGCCGCGCTCGGAACGCTGGGCTGCTGAGCGATCCGCATTCTTCGTCTCGAGAAAGAAACGCGGTTCTACCGGGCATCAACTTCGGAACTCTTTGGTTCGGTCCAGGGGGTGCCGCAGCAGGAGACCACTCCGTTTTATCCACGCTCGGCCTATGCGGTGGCGAAGCTCTACCACCATGAACTACCGCAAGGTGTGCGGGCTCTATGCAAGCAACGGCATCCTGTTCAATTAAAGGGCCGACGCGCGGCGAAACTTTCATCACGCGCAAGGTGACGCGTGCCGTGGCTCGATCATGGCCGGCAAACAGGACTGTCTCTATCTCGCAGACCTGGAAGCAAAGCGCGACTGGGGCTCGGCGCGCGCCTATGTCGAGGACATGTGAGCATCAACCTGACGATTTCGTGCTGGCAACCGGCGAGACACACACGGTCCGCACCTTTGTCGGGGCTGCCTTCAGGCGAGTCGAAAAGGAGATCGTCTGTGAGGGCGAAAGCGTTGACGAGGTGGGCCGTGAACGCATGAGTAATCAAGCGCTGATCCGGATCGACAAACGCTGTTTCGGGCCAATCGAGGTTGACCTGCTGATCGGCGGTGCCTCCAAGGCAGCCGACCAAACTCGGTTGGAAGCCGAAGACCACTTTCGATGAGCTCGTCTCGGAAATGGTCGAGGCCGACTGCCGCGCCTACGGGATCGTGTTAGCGTGACGTGAAAACACGATGACTTCGCGGGCATGTGCATCTTGCCGTTTCAGGGCCGTCGGCCCGCCGCGTCAGCCGGCATCAGTCAGTTCCTATCGTTTGGATCGGCAAATTCACACATCCTGCAAAGCAGAAAGCCAGCCGCTCCATTCATGCGATCGACGATTTCGCAAAAAACTGGGCTTTTAAAGAGATCGCCGTATTCGTCGCATAGAAGGTTGCCCAGTACGTGACGCCGCTCAAAATCCATGGAGCAGAGGGTAACCTCGCCGTTTGGAAGGAGTACATTCCGATACTGTCGTTCGTCCACGCAGGTTAGCGCTCCGACGACTGGCTGCCGTGGTTCAACGATCTTGGGGTCGACGCTTCCACCCCTGCTGCTCACGGGTTGCGCGCGAATGAGTATTTCGGCAGGAATAATGTCGGCTTCTGGGTGGGGCTCGCCCAAAACCACGAATCGGATCGAAGGGATGTTGGCGTGGACGAGTTGACGAATCAGATCGCGATAGTTGTCTCCAACGAGGCGGCTGTTCATGTGGGTGCCATCATCGAAAACATGGACAACGAATACGCCTAAACGCAGCGCTTGCAAGCGTTGCAGATCCTGCCCCTTCATTCCCACAAGCGTCGTGAAAATCCTGATGCCGTGGCCTTTGGCGGCAGCGTGCTCGACCATTTCGGTGCAATCTGGATTGAGCCATGGCTCAGAATACCCGGCAAAACCAATGTCGACGGAGGTTGGTACGCGCGCCAGACAGCGCTTGAAATCTCCAAGACTAAGATGCTTCGTATCAGAGACTTTTCTTTGCCGGTCAGCGAACTTGTCCTGCGGACAATATGAACATCCCACGATGCATCCTGTGGTCGTCGTTATCTCCAAAACTCTTCCGGCTGGGATAGCAGAGCGCAGTTCCGGTAAAACCATTCGTTATGACTCCCACTCGTCTGGTCATGCGTAACGTCCAGCATGGTGTCGTTGGCTTCATGACACCGACGGTCAAGACGTTCCGAATGAACCCAGCCATCTCCGCCTGGGCAGCAGTCAACAGCGGCTTCCTCAATCTGCCGAGCGAACTATCAACGAACTTTGGGCGCATCGGCGCGGCAGGGCGGTGCAACCGCAATGTCGCGCGTCAGCCATTGCCAAAGGTGTAGCCGTGACCGTTGAGCGGGCGCGCCGCCGAGATGGTGTAGCAGACCATCAATCGTCTCGCGCTTTCTCATGCGGTCAGCCCCCCACTCAGTGCCGCATCTCCAGCAAAGGCCGTGCCAGCGCGCTTAGCCGCAGCAACGGCATGAGTAGGCTTCGAGAAACCTCATGCCCAAGGCGGCCGGTGGTTTTGGACCAGACATGTTTTTTGTCGCTGTCAGCTTTTGGACATGCATCACTCATCGTCAGACGCTGGAGGACAGACTTGGCTGTCTCCCCTGCGGTAATGTTGGCGTCGGCTCATCATCTAGCATCATTTCGGCGCCGGCTGTGTGCGCGGAAGATCTACACGGCCTGACCGCCGCGTGCAGCGATTGCCTGTCGGCTCATAGCTGATCTTTTCTCCTGAAGCCGGCAATGACAACAGGCCGTTGAGTGCGTGCTGCCGGATGCTGCTCTCGTCTCGCTAGACCGCGGATACCGCGTCACCTCCATGTTTTCGCGACAGAGGTTTGGTGGCGTCGCAGGCCTTCTTGCTACATCACCGCAGTGCTCGGGAATTCGTATCTGATCCGCGTGAGGCGAAGACCTTCTCTCTCGACTGGCTCGCTGAGGCCGTCTGTCCTGCGGGCCTCGGCGATTTCTCATTTGGCATGGCGCATGCGCCTCGATCCGCAAACCCGGTCATGAGGAGAAATCCGAGCTGGCCGCCACTCTACCTCCTTCAGCCACGAGGGCAGACGGGAAGCAGCGCCTTCAAATGAGGAACAAAATGACTTTGCCTCGAATCTTGCCTCTCGACCACAACCGCAGTCATGGAACCGCGTCCGCGACCATCGCCAATGATCGCGCCCCAAGGCAATTGCCCAGCGCAAAATGGCTACGCGCGATTACGCCATGCATCCCTTACGAGGCTACGACAGCACCTCGGAGAGCCTCGCCGCCATCATGCAGACCGATCTGGGCCCACTTGATCCAGCACAAAGGAATTTCAAAACATGCACCAAGATACCGTCCGCGGGAGAGCTTTCGCCATGCCCCTGACCAGCCCGGCCTACCCGGCCGGCCCATATCGCTTCCGCAACCGGGAGTATCTGATCATCACATATCGCACCGATCCGCAGAAACTGCGCGACATCGTGCCGGAGCCGCTTCACGTGTGCGAGCCTCTGGTCAAATTCGAGTTCATTCGCATGCCGGACTCGACGGGCTTCGGCGACTACACGGAAGGCGGACAGGTCATCCCTGTCTCCTTCTGTGGCCGCAGGGGGAGCTACACCCTCTGCATGTTTCTCGACGACCATCCGCCGATAGCGGGCGGACGCGAGTTGTGGGGCTTTCCCAAGAAGCTCGCTAGCCCAACGCTCCGAACGGAGACGGATACCCTCGTTGGCACGCTGGACTACGGGCCGGTCCGCGTCGCGACGGGTACCATGGGCTACAAGCACCGAGCCGCCGACCTCGCGAGCGTGAGGGCCTCGCTCGCTGAACCGAACTTCCTCCTCAAGATTATCCCGCATGTCGACGGCACGCCGCGCATCTGTGAGCTCGTGGAATATCATCTAGAGGACGTCCATCTGAGGGGCGCCTGGACCGGACCGGCAGCCCTGAACCTCTGGTCGCACGCGCTTGCCCCCGTCGCCGAACTGCCGGTGCTGGAAGTAGTCTCGGCAGTACACCTCGTTGCAGATCTCACGCTCGCGCTCGGGAAGGTCGTCCACGACTATCTCGCGCAAGCCTAGCCTCGCCATCGGAAAGGAAGAAACCATGAACTTTTACAGTGATATCTCATTGAACCAACGCGATGGGGAGCTGGTGGCCGACTTCTCGACAAGGAACGCCACTGACAATCTCATACAACGTCTTTCCAGCGACCTAGCCTTAGAGGACATTCCGCCGCTTTGCGGCGAGTGCAGGCGTCTCGCGAGTAAGAGCGATTGCCCTTGCCCATCCTCCCTGCTTTTGGTGCAACATATGCTCGCTGCCGTTTACCAGCGGCTTGACGCCATTGACTGCCTCTCAGAGCAAGGCGCCATAAGACTGAAGGCTTTTACCGATTATCTGGCGGCGGTCGTTCGAATAGCTTCAGAGAGCGGCGACGCGGCACCCTGGATTGATCTAGCAACCCGGTTTAGCGCTCTTTTCGATCCCGACGAGGTTGCCCATTGATCTCGCGCTTGTCGCTTTTCGTGGAACGAGCAGCCTCGTCGGCCGATGCGTCATCGATCGCCAACGACGTGCCGGCGCATACCCTGGGCATCAGTACTGGGAGGACTCCGTTCTACCTTCCGCCTTGCGCATGACTGGAGAGATTTCCGGCGGGCGTCGCCTCCCGAGCAATGCTTTTCATGTTCGTTACTCTTCGTAAAATCGATTATTACGATGGAGCCCATCTACGAATGAATGCAGGCGTCACAGTAGAGCTTTGAACAGCATCGGTGCGGGTCCAGAACCGTCAGCGAGCCAAAAACAGTGGCAATGGCGGCTTTTCGACTATCCATCTCGTCACGCCGCCGAAGAGCCGCTCACGCAGCCGGCGGCTGCCATAAGCGCCCATGACTATCATGTCGGCAGACGTGTCGGTTGCGTGCTGCGCAAGCACCGTGGCCGCCGATTTGCCGGCACTTGGCAGTACGTCAACCGACACCCGAGCACCGTGCCGAGTGAGATAGGCAGCGATGTCGGCTCCAGGTTCCGCGCCGTTCCCGTTGTCGTTGGCCTTCGGATCGACCAGGGCGACACGAACTTCCTCAGCAAGGCATAGGAGACCCAGCGCTTCTCGAACCGCACGGGACGCCTCTGCTCGGGAATCCCAACCGACTAGGACGCGCCGTGGCGACAGCGTCGCCTCAGCGCCCTCCGGCACAACGAGCACCGGCCTTCCGGTATCAAACAAGCAGCCGTTGACCACAGGAGGTCCGAGATTCTCGTCGTTGAGGAGCCCCGGTCCGATGATAGTGAGGTCGGCGCAGAGCGCCCGCTGTCGTGCCACTTCACCGAGGCTGGCCCGACCGTAATAGTCGGTGTCAACGTCATAGGCGAGCGGGTAGTGGGTCAGTTTGAAATCTGGCTTTGAAAGTGACCTCTGACAATGCCATATTGGACGCATGACCGAAAAGACACGCGAAGAGATAGACAGGCTTTGGAGCGAACTTGGCCTCAAGGCCAAGACCCTGCTTAAAGATCACGGTATCGATACCGAGGGATTGTCCGCCGCCGAACTCGACCAGTTGCAGAAGAAACTGGCGAAGGAAGGCAAATTGTGAGCGGCCACGCCAACCGCCCGCGCGATCCGAACCAATTGGCGAAGTCGATAGTAGACGTAGCCACAGGCGAGCGGAGCGACCACACCAAAACGTCTGCTAACCCCATCTTAAGCGAAGCTGGGAAGAAAGGTGGACGGTCGAGGGCGAACAAGTTATCCTCAGAGCGCCGGGAAGAAATTGCGCGGGAGGCCGCGCGTCGGCGTTGGGGTCGGGGAGATGGCAACCAGTCAAGCGAGGATTGACGCGATTAAGGCGTCAGCGAATGCTTTGGCTGAGCATCTAGACACAGACATCCTGATCCTGAACGCCGAGATTTATCCCCCAGGCGATTTCGTCTTCATTCGAACCGTTGGGTCTCGCAATCGGAGAAGCAAAGTTCTGCTTTTCCTAACTACCGAAGGCGGTAGTGCTGATTCCGCGTTCCGTATGATGCGGTTCCTGCAGGCCCGGTATCAACGTGTCACAGTCGCTGTGGGCGGCTGGTGCAAGAGTGCAGGAACGCTTATGTGCATCGGGGCACATCAGCTTGTCATGGGCGACGCTGGCGAGCTTGGTCCGCT is part of the Mesorhizobium loti genome and encodes:
- a CDS encoding universal stress protein: MRPIWHCQRSLSKPDFKLTHYPLAYDVDTDYYGRASLGEVARQRALCADLTIIGPGLLNDENLGPPVVNGCLFDTGRPVLVVPEGAEATLSPRRVLVGWDSRAEASRAVREALGLLCLAEEVRVALVDPKANDNGNGAEPGADIAAYLTRHGARVSVDVLPSAGKSAATVLAQHATDTSADMIVMGAYGSRRLRERLFGGVTRWIVEKPPLPLFLAR
- a CDS encoding acetoacetate decarboxylase, which gives rise to MHQDTVRGRAFAMPLTSPAYPAGPYRFRNREYLIITYRTDPQKLRDIVPEPLHVCEPLVKFEFIRMPDSTGFGDYTEGGQVIPVSFCGRRGSYTLCMFLDDHPPIAGGRELWGFPKKLASPTLRTETDTLVGTLDYGPVRVATGTMGYKHRAADLASVRASLAEPNFLLKIIPHVDGTPRICELVEYHLEDVHLRGAWTGPAALNLWSHALAPVAELPVLEVVSAVHLVADLTLALGKVVHDYLAQA